The following are encoded together in the Pan troglodytes isolate AG18354 chromosome 6, NHGRI_mPanTro3-v2.0_pri, whole genome shotgun sequence genome:
- the TAS2R4 gene encoding taste receptor type 2 member 4 (The RefSeq protein has 1 substitution compared to this genomic sequence) translates to MLRLFYFSAIIASVILNFVGIIMNLFITVVNCKTWVKSHRISSSDRILFSLGITRFLMLGLFLVNTIYFVSSNXERSVYLSAFFVLCFMFLDSSSLWFVTLLNILYCVKITNFQHSVFLLLKRNISPKIPRLLLACVLISAFTTCLYITLSQASPFPELVTTRNNTSFNINEGILSLVVSLVLSSSLQFIINVTSASLLIHSLRRHIQKMQKNATGFWNPQTEAHVGAMKLMVYFLILYIPYSVATLVQYLPFYAGMDMGTKSICLIFATLYSPGHSVLIIITHPKLKTTAKKILCFKK, encoded by the coding sequence ATGCTTCGGTTATTCTATTTCTCTGCTATTATTGcctcagttattttaaattttgtaggaATCATTATGAATCTGTTTATTACAGTGGTCAATTGCAAAACTTGGGTCAAAAGCCATAGAATCTCCTCTTCTGATAGGATTCTGTTCAGCCTGGGCATCACCAGGTTTCTTATGCTGGGACTATTTCTGGTGAACACCATCTACTTCGTCTCTTCAAATACGGAAAGGTCAGTCTACCTGTCTgctttttttgtgttgtgtttcaTGTTTTTGGACTCGAGCAGTCTCTGGTTTGTGACCTTGCTCAATATCTTGTACTGTGTGAAGATTACTAACTTCCAACACTCAGTGTTTCTCCTGCTGAAGCGGAATATCTCCCCAAAGATCCCCAGGCTGCTGCTGGCCTGTGTGCTGATTTCTGCTTTCACCACTTGCCTGTACATCACGCTTAGCCAGGCATCACCTTTTCCTGAACTTGTGACTACGAGAAATAACACATCATTTAATATCAATGAGGGCATATTGTCTTTAGTGGTTTCTTTGGTCTTGAGCTCATCTCTCCAGTTCATCATTAATGTGACTTCTGCTTCCTTGCTAATACACTCCTTGAGGAGACATATACAGAAGATGCAGAAAAATGCCACTGGTTTCTGGAATCCCCAGACGGAAGCTCATGTAGGTGCTATGAAGCTGATGGTCTATTTCCTCATCCTCTACATTCCATATTCAGTTGCTACCCTGGTCCAGTATCTCCCCTTTTATGCAGGGATGGATATGGGGACCAAATCCATTTGTCTGATTTTTGCCACCCTTTACTCTCCAGGACATTCTGTTCTCATTATTATCACACATCCTAAACTGAAAACAACAGCAAAGAAGattctttgtttcaaaaaatag